CGGCACTGCCGCTATGCTTCCCCGCGAAGCCGGGGATGTCGTGGATCAAGATTGAGGGTTTATGGGACGGAGAATCTAAGGGTAGTTGATGcgatattttttttcccacgtATCGTCAATGTGAACCTCATTGCGAAAATGTATGTGGTAGCTGAGCGGGCTGCCGACATCATTCGTGGGGTCTGTAGGTCTGGGACGATATCAACGGTTTAGATTGTGAGATCTAAGTAAAattccttcttttctcttgtCGCCCCAGGAAATATTTGAGAAAAAGGAGGTAAAAGAGGAAAGGCAAAGAACTCAGTGGCTCCTTCTCAGCCGTCAAATTACGTTTGCAGTTCCAGAGTTACTCCAGCCATAACCATACCTCAATCTCTGGATCGCTCAATCACCCACTTTCTCACCCCATTGCCATTACCCCGAACTCTTCATGAACGAACATATCCTCTTTGTTATGTTCCCGATGATCGGTGTCCCTCTTATCGCGTTGGCAGCAGCGTGGATCCAGCACATTTTTACCCAGTTTCGTATTTGGATTATCGTCCGAACAATAGAGGCCATTACGAAGGATATAGAAGCCTCTATGAGCAAGCTGAGAGCACGGAAGAAAGAGATCACTGAGCTCAAGAAGCAGATGAACACGGAATTATCGGCTTGGGAGAACCGGCTGCGCACGATTATACGCGACCCACCAACCTCAGAGCAAGCTAAGGTTACGCAAGACGAGAAAGAGAGGCTTAGAACTAGGGTACTTGTGATTCAGCAGAGGTTCACCGCTCTATTGAACGACTTTGAATCTATCAGTGTGGCGCTTGAGAGACAAGCTGACAGGCTGCAAGCCCTTGAGGAAGAGCTGCACCAATATCGGTTAATTGACACCACTGTTTATCCACGTCTCTTGCTTTTTACTGACAATCATGCATAGCGATAAATGATCAGACTTCCCGCATGACTGGCGGTTGGTCTCGGCTGGACTTTTTGACCATTTGAGTGCAGTCTGCATGTACTCGGGTTCCACATCTGCAGGTGTCTAGCCCAAAGCCTTTGCGTCACTATGGCCAGTGAACATATCAATTCTGGATTAATCAAGGAGGTTGTCCAACCATTGTGCACGCACATAGTAACAATGTAGACGTCGCTTGTAAATTTTGCCTTGGTCATGGAGCCCCCGCCATCGAAGACATGCCGACGAACAATTTCTAAAGTTTGGTGGAGCTGTGGACTGAGTAAGCATTTGCCCAAAAAACATTTCATGTCATGCTGATGTGAGATCGGGATCTAACAATACACCATGAAGCGCCTAGCAGTATTAGCAGTCTCCATGTGAGGGTCGGAAAGAGCAAGAGCCGAGATATATCACTGTCCCAACACCCCAAAATCAAAGGAACTCGACACGATGTGAGCACCTTCAAGGTCATCCTCTAGATTCTACTAAATTAGAACCCAGGTCCCTACGTGATGAACTGGAAGTGACAAGAAGTGCTGATTCCAACAGCCATGATCCGAAGCAGGGTTATTCTCCTCATTTGTGCAGATCCCCCGGAGAGAAGAATTCCGTGAGCCATTTTCGGTTTCTCTTGACCATCACCCCGCTGTTTTCTTTACTTCAGCTTGTGAATGCTCTGTGTTACTATCATCCCCACATCGTGGCATTCCTCATTCGCTATTGCCTCTAATCCCCACTTGCTAGGTACTCGGCCAAGCCTCGGATGTTTCAGCCTTGACTCGATCTTCGGAAATTTCTGGTCTTGACATTTGCCGTCTCCAAGTCTATAAACGATAGCTGGGCGACGATAAAGCTGCTATAAGAACAGGAAACAAACTTAAGAGCCATTTTTCACTGGTTTGCAGATATCGGATAGTGAGCATTTTGCAACGTCTCTCCCCAACATGGTTCGCCTTCATGGAGTGCCCTTGTTGGCAGTCATGGGCTCACTTGCCCCGGCTAGCCAAGATATCATGAGCAGTCTCGATGAATTTCAGTCCAAATGTGTCAATTTTGGTGACCGAATCGACCTTCCCAATGTCAAAATTAACTTTGTCGAGTTTGTGCAGGGAGGCACGAACTTGTCCTTGACAGACAATCCACCTAGCTGTGGTAAGTCGAGTCAGACAGTCTCTGTAGACCTGTGCCGAGTCGCTATGGCCGTGTCAACCTCGGACAGCAGTGAGATCACGCTAGAGGCTTGGTTCCCCCATGAGTACAAGGGCCGTTTCTTGAGCACCGGAAATGGTGGCATCTCTGGATGTAAGTGTTGTTTCTGAAACAAGCATGTTAAGACGTGCTAATCTGAACACAGGTATTCAATACTATGACCTTGCATACACTGCACAACTAGGGTTTGCCACTGTCGGCGCCAACAACGGCCACAATGGTACCTCAGGAAACCCTTTTTACCGCCAACCTGAGGTAATCAAGGATTATGCATACCGCTCCGTTCACACCGGAGTTGTAGTAGGCAAGGAGCTCACTAAGCAGTTCTACGACGAGGGCTTTAAGAAGAGCTACTACCTCGGATGCTCCACTGGTGGCCGCCAAGGCTGGAAGTCTGTTCAAGAATACCCCGACGACTTTGACGGGGTGGTTGCTGGTGCCCCAGCCATAAACCTGATCAATTTGTTTTCATGGAGCGCACACTTTTATGCCATCACTGGCTCGTCGTCTTCCGAAACATTTCTGTCCACGGGTGAATGGGAGATCGTCCACGAAGAGATAATCCGCCAATGTGATACCAATGATGGCGCGGAAGATGGAATTATCGAAGATCCCGATCACTGTAGCCCTGTCTTGGAAACATTGACCTGTGACCCCACTACTACAAACAAAACAAGCTGCCTTACCAGCACCCAAATCAACACCGCCCAGCAAGTGCTATCGCCGTTGTATGGAATTAATGGCACCCTGCTATATCCCCGCATGCAGCCTGGATCCGAAATCTTCGCCGCACCTATAATGTACAATGGCAGACCGTTCCCATACAGCGAAGACTGGTACCGTTACGTTGTCTACAACAACCCATTCTGGAGCGGGGCCAACTTCACATTGAACGATGCTGCTGTGGCTCTCGCTCAGAACCCGTACAACATCCAAACATGGGAAGGCGATCTATCTTCATTCCAAAAGACCGGCGGAAAAATCCTGCACTACCATGGCCTTCAAGACCAGCTGATTAGCTCTGAGAACTCCAAGATGTACTATAGGCACGTGTCAAACACTATGCAGCTACCTCCGAATAAGTTGGATGAGTTCTACCGTTTCTTCCCAATCAGTGGTATGGGCCATTGCGGTGGCGGTGATGGTGCTTATGGTATTGGTCAGGGCATCAGCACTTACTATGGGATCAATCCGGAGGACAATGTTCTTATGGCAATGGTTCAGTGGGTTG
Above is a window of Penicillium digitatum chromosome 2, complete sequence DNA encoding:
- a CDS encoding Ferulic acid esterase; translation: MVRLHGVPLLAVMGSLAPASQDIMSSLDEFQSKCVNFGDRIDLPNVKINFVEFVQGGTNLSLTDNPPSCGKSSQTVSVDLCRVAMAVSTSDSSEITLEAWFPHEYKGRFLSTGNGGISGCIQYYDLAYTAQLGFATVGANNGHNGTSGNPFYRQPEVIKDYAYRSVHTGVVVGKELTKQFYDEGFKKSYYLGCSTGGRQGWKSVQEYPDDFDGVVAGAPAINLINLFSWSAHFYAITGSSSSETFLSTGEWEIVHEEIIRQCDTNDGAEDGIIEDPDHCSPVLETLTCDPTTTNKTSCLTSTQINTAQQVLSPLYGINGTLLYPRMQPGSEIFAAPIMYNGRPFPYSEDWYRYVVYNNPFWSGANFTLNDAAVALAQNPYNIQTWEGDLSSFQKTGGKILHYHGLQDQLISSENSKMYYRHVSNTMQLPPNKLDEFYRFFPISGMGHCGGGDGAYGIGQGISTYYGINPEDNVLMAMVQWVEEGKAPETVRGAKFSNGSGSQVEYKRKHCRWPRRNVFKGPGNYTDENAWHCV